One window of the Methylocystis parvus OBBP genome contains the following:
- the trbG gene encoding P-type conjugative transfer protein TrbG, which produces MTPFPFRAFIGLTLSSSLLGACSSFKPPEIAYDDLPVPANLQSDPLGPVKIVEVPKVLPLPGQLKSLARGKGERPEPIDPKARIEQANAAARMEPRRAGYINAVQIYPFTEGALYQVYAAPGEITDIALQDGEQLVGSGPVAAGDTVRWIIGDTESRAGNARKTHIMVKPTRADLMTNLVINTDRRTYHLELRSTEKTYMASVSWQYPQDELIALRRQNAAAEAAAPVDVGLDLARLNFRYAIEGDAAPWRPLRAFDDGRKVYIEFPRGVSQGEMPPLFVTGASGDSQLVNYRVRGNHMIVDRLFAAAELRFGSDDQRLVRIVRSDGRSAI; this is translated from the coding sequence ATGACGCCATTCCCGTTTCGGGCTTTTATAGGCCTCACTCTCTCGTCGTCTTTGCTAGGCGCCTGTTCGAGCTTCAAGCCGCCGGAGATCGCCTATGACGATCTGCCCGTCCCGGCGAACCTGCAGAGCGATCCGCTTGGCCCGGTCAAGATTGTCGAAGTCCCGAAGGTTCTGCCGCTCCCCGGCCAGCTCAAATCCCTTGCGCGGGGCAAGGGCGAGCGTCCCGAGCCCATCGACCCGAAAGCGCGGATCGAACAGGCCAACGCCGCCGCGCGCATGGAGCCGCGCCGCGCCGGCTATATCAACGCTGTTCAAATCTATCCCTTCACCGAGGGCGCGCTCTATCAGGTCTATGCCGCCCCTGGCGAGATCACTGACATCGCCCTGCAGGATGGCGAGCAGCTCGTCGGCTCCGGCCCCGTCGCCGCAGGCGACACGGTGCGCTGGATCATCGGCGATACGGAAAGCCGCGCGGGGAACGCCCGCAAGACGCACATCATGGTCAAGCCCACCCGCGCCGATCTGATGACCAATCTCGTCATCAACACCGACCGGCGCACCTATCATCTCGAACTTCGCTCAACCGAAAAGACCTACATGGCCTCGGTCTCCTGGCAATATCCGCAGGACGAGCTCATCGCGCTGCGCCGCCAGAACGCCGCCGCCGAGGCCGCCGCGCCGGTCGACGTCGGCCTCGATCTCGCCCGGCTCAATTTCCGCTACGCGATCGAGGGCGACGCCGCGCCCTGGCGGCCGCTGCGCGCCTTCGACGACGGACGCAAGGTCTATATCGAATTCCCGCGCGGCGTCTCCCAGGGCGAGATGCCGCCGCTCTTCGTCACCGGCGCCTCGGGCGACAGCCAGCTCGTCAATTATCGCGTGCGCGGCAATCACATGATCGTCGACCGGCTCTTCGCCGCAGCGGAGCTGCGCTTCGGTTCCGACGACCAGAGGCTCGTTCGGATCGTGCGCAGCGACGGAAGGTCCGCCATATGA